From Herbaspirillum sp. WKF16:
TGACGCGCTTCTCGTCGATTGCCTGGAGGGGGGACGCCGCGTCCCCCGGGGTGTTGTCAGCCATGAATGCCTTGCCGGCTGCGCGCACTGCGCGAGCCGGCGGGATAGTTCGTCAATGAAGTCGCGGCGTCGGAGTGCCGCATTCTCGCTGTCGCGCCCGGCACCTGCGTCGCGCCGGCCACGCCGGTTCAGGCTTCGTCGTCCGAATCCTTGGCGCGGGTGGCATTGGCTTCGTCGATCAGGCGCGACATTTCAATGCCGCGCACGGTCGAGTTGTCGTGCACGAAATGCAGCTCGGGCAAGGTGTGGATGCTCAGCCTGCGCCCCAGCTGGGTGCGCAGGAAGCCGCCGGCCTTGCGCAAGCCGGCCAGGGTGTTCTTGACCGCGTCGGGATTGTCCACCAGCGTGGTGAAGAAGATCTTGGCGTGCGCGTAGTCCGGAGTGACCTGCACTTCGGTGATGGTGATCATGCCCACCCGCGGATCCTTCAGCTCGAAAGCGATCAACTCCGACAGATCGCGCTGGATCTGGTCGGCGACGCGCAAGCCGCGTCCGGGAATGGATTTGCTGTGTTTTGCCATGCTTTAAAAAAACAATCCGCCGGTGGCGTGACGGGAACATTCCCGCGTTGCTGCGACGGATCCTTCAAATGATGCCGGCGCGAGGACATCTCGCGCCGGCGGAACTGCATTACAGGGTACGGGCCACTTCCTGGACTTCGAAGATCTCGAGCTGGTCGCCCACCTCGATATCGTTGTAGCCCTTGAGCGACAGGCCGCACTCGAAGCCCGACTTGACTTCCTTGGCGTCGTCCTTGAAGCGCTTGAGCGAGTCCAGCTCGCCGGCCCAGACCACCACGTTGTTGCGCAGCAGGCGGACTTGCGAACCGCGCTTGACCAGGCCTTCCAGCACGTAGCAACCGGCGATCGAACCGACCTTGCTGACCACGAACACCTGGCGGATTTCCACCAGGCCCAGCGCGTGTTCGCGCTTTTCCGGAGCCAGCATGCCCGACATCGCAGCCTTCACCTCGTCCACCGCATCGTAAATGATGTTGTAGTAACGGATGTCCACGCCGCTGGCTTCGGCCAGCTTGCGCGCGGACGCATCGGCGCGGGTGTTGAAGCCGATGATGACCGCCTTCGATGCAACCGCCAGGTTGACGTCGTTTTCGGAAATGCCGCCGACTGCCGCATGCACCACCTGAACACGCACTTCGGCGTTGGACAGTTTTTGCAGCGATTGCACCAGCGCTTCCTGCGAGCCTTGCACGTCGGTCTTGATGATCATCGGCAGGTTCTTGACCTCGCCTTCGGTCATCTGGTCGAACATGTTTTCCAGCTTGGCGGCTTGCTGCTTGGCCAGCTTCACGTCACGGAACTTGCCTTGACGGAACAGGCCGATTTCACGCGCCTTGCGCTCATCGGACATGACCAGCACTTCTTCACCGGCCGACGGCACTTCCGTCAGGCCCTGGATCTCGACCGGCAGCGACGGGCCCGCCGCGGTGATGTTCTTGCCGTTCTCGTCCAGCATCGCACGGACGCGACCGTAGGCCGAACCCGCCAGCACGACATCGCCGCGCTTCAAGGTACCGGACTGCACCAGGATCGTTGCCACCGGGCCGCGGCCCTTGTCCAGCTTGGCTTCGATCACCAGGCCACGGGCCGGCACGTCGATCGGCGCGGTCAGCTCCAGCACTTCGGCTTGCAGCAATACGTTTTCCAGCAGCGAGTCGATACCTTCGCCGGTCTTGGCCGACACGGGAATGAACGGCGATTCGCCACCGTACTCTTCAGGCACGACGCCTTCGGCAATCAGTTCCTGCTTGACGCGATCCAGATTGCTGCCGGGCTTGTCGATCTTGTTGATCGCCACGACCAGCGGCACGCCGCCGGCCTTAGCGTGGGCAATCGCTTCCTTGGTCTGCGGCATCACGCCGTCGTCGGCCGCCACCACCAGAATGACGATGTCGGTGGCCTTGGCGCCGCGGGCACGCATGGCGGTGAACGCCTCGTGGCCCGGGGTGTCCAGGAAGGTGATCATGCCGCGCGGGGTTTCCACGTGGTAGGCGCCGATGTGCTGGGTAATGCCGCCGGCTTCGCCGGAAGCGACCTTGGCGCGACGGATGTAGTCCAGCAGCGAGGTCTTGCCGTGGTCGACGTGACCCATGACGGTGACCACCGGTGCGCGCGGCAGGGCTTCGGCATTTGCGTGCTCTTCACCTTCGACCAGCAGCGCCTCAGGATCGTCTTCCTTGGCCGGATGGGCGCGGTGCCCCATTTCCTCGACCACGATCATCGCGGTTTCCTGATCCAGCACCTGGTTGATGGTGACCATCTGGCCCAGCTTCATCAGATGCTTGATGACCTCGGACGCCTTGACCGCCATCTTGTGCGCCACTTCGGCCACGGTGATGGTTTCCGGCACATAGACATCGTGCACCACGGCTTCGGTCGGCACCTGGAAATTGCTCTCGCGGGAATCATCGTTCTGAGAATGGCGACGGCCCTTGCCGCCGGCGCGCCAGCCGCCATCGCGACCGCCACCGCCGCCAGGGGCGCCGCGCGACTTCATGCCGCCGGTGCCGCGCTTCTTGGCTTCGTCTTGCCAGGTCGAGGCGACGTTGGCCGACTTGATCGACTTCTTGTCTGCTGCGACGGCTGGCTTGTCGCCCGGCTTCTTCTCACCCGGCTTCTTGTCAGCCGGCTTGTGCAGCGTACCTTCGGGCGCCTTGGCGGCAGGCGCCGGCTCCGGCGCCTTGATGACGCGACGCGGCGCGTTCATCATGGCCTTGATCTGTGCAACTTCGTCTTCCACTGCCTTGCGGGCGCGGTCGGCGGCAGCAGCGCGATCGGCCGCTTCCTTGGCTGCCTCGGCGGCCTTCTTCTTGGCCTCTTCGGCAGCGGCGCGCTTTTTCTCGTCTTCGGCAGGATTGGGGGCAGCAGCCGGCGCGGCCTTGGCCTTCTCGGCTTCGATCGCGGCTTCCGCAGCAACACGCGCAGCCTCCGCCTCAGCGGCTTCACGAATGCGCTTCTGTTCCAGTTCGGCAGCCTGGGCCTGGGCAACGCGCTCGGCCTCCAGCTGGGCCAAGCGTTCTTCCTGCGCCTTCAGTTCGGCCTGACGGCGAGCCTCTTCCTGCTCACGCTCCTGGGCGCTGACCTGCTCCTCCTGAGCCACATCGGCGCGTGCCACAGTCTCTTCAGCAGCAGGTTCGTCACGCTTGATGAAGGTGCGCTTCTTGCGCACTTCCACCTGGATCGTGCGCGATTTGCCCGTCGCATCGGCCTGCTTGATCTCGCTGGTTTCCTTGCGGGTCAGCGTGATCTTTTTCTTCTCGCCTTCCGGCGCGGCGCCACGCGAGCGGCGCAGGTGTTCAAGCAGGCGGTCCTTGTCTTCTTTCGACAGGGAGTCGGATGCGGAGCTCTTTTCGACACCGGCCGAACGCAGCTGGGTCAGCAGCAGGTCAGCGGGCATTTTCAGCTCGGTGGCAAATTGGGCAACGTTGGTACTCGCCATTCAGTCCTCTTTTCTATGTGGCTCGGCAGATGATGTGGAATCGCAAAGTCCGCTGATCAGCGGGCTTCGGTCACGCTCCACGCCTTGGCCTGCAACGCCTTGGCTCGCTCATCGTATTTGGAATCGATGAGCTTCATTTCATCGTCGGTCACATCTTCAAATGCATTTTCAATCAGTTGGCGCGCGCGCTCGGAAGGCAGGGCCAGGATCGCGCCGAATTCGTCATACGCCAGGCCGGCGAAGGCCGACAGCGTCTTCACGCCTGCCAGGCCCAGCTTGCCGGCCAGCACGCGGTCCAGGCCCTCGAAGTTGATCAGCTCCTCGTCCATGCCTTCCAGGCCTTCTTCGGAGGCGATCGCTTCGGTCACCAGGGCGTCGCGGGCGCGGTTGCGCAGCTCGTTGACGGTTTCTTCGTCGAACGATTCGATCTCGAGCATCTCGTTGATCGGAACGTAGGCGATTTCTTCCAGGGTCGAGAAACCTTCCTCGACCAGGATGTCAGCCACTTCCTGGTCGACGTCCAGCTTTTCCATGAACAGCACGCGGATCACGGCGGTTTCGGCGGCCGACTTGTCGGCCGATTCCTCGGCAGTCATGATGTTGATCTGCCAGCCGGTCAGTTCAGCCGCCAGGCGCACGTTCTGGCCCCCGCGGCCGATGGCGATGGCCAGGTTTTCCTCGTCGACCACCACGTCCATGGCGTGCTTCTCTTCATCGACCACGATGGATGTGACGTTGGCCGGCGCCAGCGCACCGATGACGAACTGCGCCGGATCTTCCGACCACAGCACGATGTCCACGCGCTCGCCGCCCAGCTCGCCGGTCACGGCCTGCACGCGCGAACCGCGCATGCCCACGCAGGTGCCGATGGGGTCGATGCGCTTGTCGGCGGTGTACACGGCGATCTTGGCGCGCACGCCCGAGTCGCGCGCGGCCGACTTGATTTCGAGCGAACCCTGCTCGATTTCCGGCACTTCCAGCTCGAACAGCTTCATGATGAATTCCGGCGCGGTGCGCGAGAGGATCACCTGCGGGCCGCGGGCGCTGCGATCGATGCGCAGGATGAAGGCGCGCACGCGGTCGCCGATGCGCAGGTTTTCCTTCGGGATCATCTGGTCGCGCGGCAGGCGCGCTTCGATCTTGCCCGACTCCACGATGGCGTCGCCGCGCTCCATGCGCTTGATGGTGCCGGTGACCAGCGCGTCGCCGCGCGCCAGGAAATCGGCCAGAATCTGTTCGCGCTCGGCGTCGCGGATGCGCTGCAGGACCACCTGCTTGGTGTCCTGCGCGAAGCGGCGGCCGAACTCGACGGACTCGATCGGCTCCTCGATGTATTCGTCGACTTCGATATCGGCGTACTGTTCCTTGGCTTCGAACAGCAGCACTTCCTGGTCGGGCAGCTGCAGACCGGCCTCGTCGGGCACCACGTGCCAGCGGCGGAACGATTCGAACTCGCCGCTCTCGCGGTCGATCGAGACGCGGATATCGACTTCGCCTTCATAGCGCTTCTTGGTCGCCTGCGCGAGCGCATGCTCCAGTGCACCGAAGACGACTTCCTTATCGACGTTCTTTTCGCGCGCCAACGCATCGACCAACAACAAAATTTCGCGGCTCATCCTTTGCGACTCCTAAAATCGACCTGCGGCACCAGCTGTGCCTTATCCACGTCGGCCAGCGTGAAATTCAACACGGCGGCCGACCCATCGTTTGCTTCAAATTCAAGTACCAGATTCTCGCCTTCGGGTGCGCGCAGAATCCCCTCGTAAGTCTTGCGGTTGGACGTTCCCGGCAGCGGCACGCGCAGCTTGACGATGGCTTCGCAATCGGCGAAGCGCACGTAGTCCACCAGCTTGTTCAGGGGCCGATCCAGCCCCGGCGAGGATACTTCCAGACGCTCATACGCCACCTCTTCGACCGTGAAGACGTGCAGCAGTTGATGCGTCACCTTCTCGCAATCCTCGACCGTGATCGACTGCGCCTGCTCGGCCGCCGGATCGAACGGAAAATCGATGAAGACGCGCACCAGACCGCGCTGCGCCTTCTCTAATTCGACCAGTTCGTAGCCCATGCCCGAGAGGGTGGATTCGATCAGTTCCAGCAATTGCAAGACTATTTCTCCGTTTTGACGCCGGCGCGGCGTTGAGGCGCGCAGGCATCGGAATTGTTCGGCAAAAAAAAAATGGGCATCTGCCCATCTTTTGTTATCTCATTTACAACTCGAGATCACACATCGCGCGACCCACCGATACTTCCATCAACATCATGGCGCAGGCGGATCTTTCAATGAATTAGCACATATGTGATTCGCGGCAGGTTGCGTTTAACTTGCGCATTATAATCGATTACGGTATGCACGGCAATTCATGAATGGGCCGAAATGCAGCACATGCGCCAAAAGCGCCCGAAAAAGCGGCGCATTCCAGACGACTATTGCTGACCCGACATACACGCCGGACGAACTTGCCTGGCGACAAGCCCATCCGTGCGGCGCATGGCCCTAGCGGCCCCGGCGGCGCGCCATGCCCGGCAGGCCGGGCAGGCCGAAGCTGGCCGCATTGCCGCCGCGCTGCGGGCGATTGCCGCCGCGACGCTGGCTGCCGGCATCGGGGAATCCCAGTGCCGTCTGCAACGGATCAGGCTGGCGACTCTTCTGCTGACCGCCGCCACCCTTGTTGTTGCCGTAGCCGTCGCGATTGCCGAAGTTGTCCTTGTTGCCGTAGTTGTCCTTGTTGCCGCCGTAACCGCCCTTGGCGTTGCCGCCGTAGCCGCCGCCATTGCCGGCTGCGTTACCGTTGCCGCGGCTGCGCTGCTGGGGACCGCCCTTGCCTTGCATCTGGTTGCCGCGCGGGCCGTTGTTGCCGCCCTTGGCATTGCCGTCGGACGACTTCTGCTCGCCGCCCTGCTTTTCCAGGCCACAGGCCACCAGCATGTTGCGCACGGCGTTTTCTTCAAGCTCCTCCCAGCGACCGCGCTTCAGGGTCTGCGGCAGCGACATGTCGCCGTAGCGGGTACGGATCAGGCGCGACACGGTCAGGCCGATCGCTTCGAACATGCGGCGCACTTCGCGGTTGCGGCCTTCGCCGATGGTCACGCGATACCACTTGTTGACGCCTTCGCCGCCGCCGTCGGCGATGCGCGAGAACTGCGCCAGGCCGTCATCGAGCTCGACGCCGTGCAGCAGCTTCTGGCGCATGCCTTCCTCCAGCTCGCCCAGCGTACGCACGGCGTATTCGCGCTCGATGTTGTAGCGCGGGTGCATCAGGCGGTTGGCGAGGTCGCCGGAGGTGGTGAACAGCAGCAGGCCTTCGGTGTTGAAGTCGAGGCGGCCCACGGCCAGCCACTTGCCCGCCTTCATGGTCGGCAGGCGATCGAACACCGAGCTGCGGCCTTCCGGATCGGCATGGCTGACGATCTCGCCGGCCGGCTTGTGGTACACCAGCACGCGCGGCGGACGCTTGGAAACCTTGCGTTGCAGCAGCTTGCCGTTGATGCGGACCTGGTCGGTGGGCAGGATGCGCTGGCCGATGTGGGCCGGCTCGCCGTTGACCGACACGCGGCCGGCCACGATCAGCTCTTCCATGTCGCGACGCGAACCGAGGCCGGCGTCGGCCAGCACCTTGTGCAGCTTGGGCGCGTCATCTTCGGCGGTCAGGTCGCGGCGGCCGTTCTTGCCGCGCAGCTGGTGCGGATGGCGATTCTGGCTCTTGCCGCCCTCTTCGCGGTCGAAGGCTTCCGAGGTGACATACGAGAAGATGTCGTCGGCCGGCTGCTCGGCGCGCAAGCCGAGCTGCGGCGCCTTGGGTTTCTTGTGGTTCTTGTCGAAGCCCTTCTTGCCTTGCTGAGCCTGCTGGCCGCCTTGATTGCCGTCCTTCTTGAACTGGCCGCGCGCTTCCGGCGCGGCGCCGCCCTCGGGCTTTTGCTGGACGGCGGTTTCGTTGCCGGCCGCAGCGCGTTGCGCCGCACGGTTGTTGCGCAGCGCTCGCGGACCGCGCACGCCCCGGCGCGCCGGCTTGGCGCGATTGGGATCGGCCGGGGCATCCAGCAGCACCGGCGGCGCCACCACTTCGTCGCCCACGGTGACGATCACCTTGGGCGCTTCCGCGGCGGCCGGGGCCGGGGTATTCATATCCAGGCTGAGCTGCGCCGCGCGCGGCGCCTTCCTGGCCGGCTTCGCTGCCGGCTCGGCCGCCTCGACGGCGACATCAACCTTCTTGGCACGCGGCTTGGCGGCGCGCGGCTTCTTCTCGGCCGCGGGCGCAGCCGGCTCGACAGGCGCGGCTGCGGCAGCCGGGGCGACGTCCTCGCTCACCTCGGCCTTTTTGGCGCGGGGCGCGCGCTTTTTCGGCGCTGGGGCGTCGGCCGTCGCGTCGGCGACAGGCGCGTCAGCCTCGACGGCGCTGGCCGCAGTCTTGCGCGGGGCACGCTTCTTCACCGGCTTTTCAGTCACGGCCGAATCGGTCGCGGCAAGCTCGACGCTTTGCTCGTCTTTGGAACTAGTTGGCTTCATTCTTCGAATCTTGATTGTGCAGACCCGGTTCGGATTTGTCGTCGCGCTCTGCGGTCTGGTCGGTGGTGTCGTTGTGCTCGCCTGCCGCTTCTGCGGCGGTCTCAAGGGCGTCTGTGCCTGTTACGGCAACGTCTTCGTCAAAAGGTTCTTGCGCTTCTTCCAAAGCGTCTTCAGCGTGCGCGGCCTTTTCCCCATCGGCTGTCGCATCATGCACTGCGAGGTCTTCCTGCGCCGCGGCGACTTGCGCCTCCGCGGTCTCGACCGGTTCTTCGCCCAGCGCCGCCGCTTCAGGCTCGGCGCTGCTCATTGCATCTTCTTCCGAGGCTGCCGTGTGCGCATCGTCGGCGCCCGGCGCCGTCACTTCGCCCAGCTCCAGCTGGCCGTCGTCA
This genomic window contains:
- the rbfA gene encoding 30S ribosome-binding factor RbfA — protein: MAKHSKSIPGRGLRVADQIQRDLSELIAFELKDPRVGMITITEVQVTPDYAHAKIFFTTLVDNPDAVKNTLAGLRKAGGFLRTQLGRRLSIHTLPELHFVHDNSTVRGIEMSRLIDEANATRAKDSDDEA
- the infB gene encoding translation initiation factor IF-2, giving the protein MASTNVAQFATELKMPADLLLTQLRSAGVEKSSASDSLSKEDKDRLLEHLRRSRGAAPEGEKKKITLTRKETSEIKQADATGKSRTIQVEVRKKRTFIKRDEPAAEETVARADVAQEEQVSAQEREQEEARRQAELKAQEERLAQLEAERVAQAQAAELEQKRIREAAEAEAARVAAEAAIEAEKAKAAPAAAPNPAEDEKKRAAAEEAKKKAAEAAKEAADRAAAADRARKAVEDEVAQIKAMMNAPRRVIKAPEPAPAAKAPEGTLHKPADKKPGEKKPGDKPAVAADKKSIKSANVASTWQDEAKKRGTGGMKSRGAPGGGGGRDGGWRAGGKGRRHSQNDDSRESNFQVPTEAVVHDVYVPETITVAEVAHKMAVKASEVIKHLMKLGQMVTINQVLDQETAMIVVEEMGHRAHPAKEDDPEALLVEGEEHANAEALPRAPVVTVMGHVDHGKTSLLDYIRRAKVASGEAGGITQHIGAYHVETPRGMITFLDTPGHEAFTAMRARGAKATDIVILVVAADDGVMPQTKEAIAHAKAGGVPLVVAINKIDKPGSNLDRVKQELIAEGVVPEEYGGESPFIPVSAKTGEGIDSLLENVLLQAEVLELTAPIDVPARGLVIEAKLDKGRGPVATILVQSGTLKRGDVVLAGSAYGRVRAMLDENGKNITAAGPSLPVEIQGLTEVPSAGEEVLVMSDERKAREIGLFRQGKFRDVKLAKQQAAKLENMFDQMTEGEVKNLPMIIKTDVQGSQEALVQSLQKLSNAEVRVQVVHAAVGGISENDVNLAVASKAVIIGFNTRADASARKLAEASGVDIRYYNIIYDAVDEVKAAMSGMLAPEKREHALGLVEIRQVFVVSKVGSIAGCYVLEGLVKRGSQVRLLRNNVVVWAGELDSLKRFKDDAKEVKSGFECGLSLKGYNDIEVGDQLEIFEVQEVARTL
- the nusA gene encoding transcription termination factor NusA gives rise to the protein MSREILLLVDALAREKNVDKEVVFGALEHALAQATKKRYEGEVDIRVSIDRESGEFESFRRWHVVPDEAGLQLPDQEVLLFEAKEQYADIEVDEYIEEPIESVEFGRRFAQDTKQVVLQRIRDAEREQILADFLARGDALVTGTIKRMERGDAIVESGKIEARLPRDQMIPKENLRIGDRVRAFILRIDRSARGPQVILSRTAPEFIMKLFELEVPEIEQGSLEIKSAARDSGVRAKIAVYTADKRIDPIGTCVGMRGSRVQAVTGELGGERVDIVLWSEDPAQFVIGALAPANVTSIVVDEEKHAMDVVVDEENLAIAIGRGGQNVRLAAELTGWQINIMTAEESADKSAAETAVIRVLFMEKLDVDQEVADILVEEGFSTLEEIAYVPINEMLEIESFDEETVNELRNRARDALVTEAIASEEGLEGMDEELINFEGLDRVLAGKLGLAGVKTLSAFAGLAYDEFGAILALPSERARQLIENAFEDVTDDEMKLIDSKYDERAKALQAKAWSVTEAR
- the rimP gene encoding ribosome maturation factor RimP, translating into MQLLELIESTLSGMGYELVELEKAQRGLVRVFIDFPFDPAAEQAQSITVEDCEKVTHQLLHVFTVEEVAYERLEVSSPGLDRPLNKLVDYVRFADCEAIVKLRVPLPGTSNRKTYEGILRAPEGENLVLEFEANDGSAAVLNFTLADVDKAQLVPQVDFRSRKG
- the rluB gene encoding 23S rRNA pseudouridine(2605) synthase RluB; translation: MKPTSSKDEQSVELAATDSAVTEKPVKKRAPRKTAASAVEADAPVADATADAPAPKKRAPRAKKAEVSEDVAPAAAAAPVEPAAPAAEKKPRAAKPRAKKVDVAVEAAEPAAKPARKAPRAAQLSLDMNTPAPAAAEAPKVIVTVGDEVVAPPVLLDAPADPNRAKPARRGVRGPRALRNNRAAQRAAAGNETAVQQKPEGGAAPEARGQFKKDGNQGGQQAQQGKKGFDKNHKKPKAPQLGLRAEQPADDIFSYVTSEAFDREEGGKSQNRHPHQLRGKNGRRDLTAEDDAPKLHKVLADAGLGSRRDMEELIVAGRVSVNGEPAHIGQRILPTDQVRINGKLLQRKVSKRPPRVLVYHKPAGEIVSHADPEGRSSVFDRLPTMKAGKWLAVGRLDFNTEGLLLFTTSGDLANRLMHPRYNIEREYAVRTLGELEEGMRQKLLHGVELDDGLAQFSRIADGGGEGVNKWYRVTIGEGRNREVRRMFEAIGLTVSRLIRTRYGDMSLPQTLKRGRWEELEENAVRNMLVACGLEKQGGEQKSSDGNAKGGNNGPRGNQMQGKGGPQQRSRGNGNAAGNGGGYGGNAKGGYGGNKDNYGNKDNFGNRDGYGNNKGGGGQQKSRQPDPLQTALGFPDAGSQRRGGNRPQRGGNAASFGLPGLPGMARRRGR